The genomic DNA TCAATCTCTCGGAATATCTGGCAAGGGAGCGGCAGATACGCAACTTTTACGGCTTTCCCATACGCACAATCATCACGAACATTTCCCCGCGGGACTTTACCTCTGTCGACCACAAGAATCGACTGGTGCGGACGGGCTACCTGTACCACGGACTCAAGGAGTTCGCGGTACGTTACAATGCCACACTGGTGGAAGTGCCGCTGCCAAAGGGCGAGGTGATTGACCGTTACCAGGGCGTTCTAGCACTGCTCTTTGCCAGGGAAATCGACTTTGTGAGTTATCCGAGAGATCTCATATGGCCTGTGCAGTCCACGGTGCCGATTTCGATATTGAATGAATACTTCGTGGTGCCGCATGCCCCACCCATCGCCAGGTATCTGTACTTTGCCAAGCCCTTCGGTTGGAGCCTCTGGCTAATCCTGGTGGCCACAGTATTTTATGTGACGATCATGCTCTTCGTTGTCCGTTCGGGACGGCAGCGTCGTCAAATGGGTGTCTGCTTTCTGCGCAGCCTGTGCCACTTTCTGTACATCTCAAACCATGAGACGCGCATCTCAGTGTGGCAGGACTGGCTGACGTATCTGATACTAACGTTAAGTGGATTCATTCTGACCAATGTCTATCTGGCGATGCTCTCGAGCATGCTAACGTCAGGACTGTACGAGCCACAGTACACCACACTGGAGAGCCTGGCGAAGGCGCCCTATCCCACCCTGCACGACGACTACTATTTAGCGACATTTAAGACGAAAACATTTCTGCCCGAGCCTGTACTCAGGAACAGTCTTTCCACGGATCTCCCCACGCTGGAAAAGTTGCGCAATGGCCTCGATAGCCGCTACATGTATTGCCTCTATGAGGATCGCATGGAGCTGCTACTCCGACAGCAGTACCTACTGAAGACTCCTCGCTCCAAGGTTATCCGCCAGAGCATTGGCGTGGCCCTCGAGTCCTATGTGGTATCCAATAGATTGCCCTATCTGAGAGTGTTCAACGAATACGCGAGGAGAATCCAGGAGCATGGCATTCTGGACAAGATGAAGATGGACACCTGGCGAACTATGATTAAGACTGGATTGCTCACTCTGATGCGGGACGAGGAGCCCGCGGCCAAGGCCTATGACTTGGAGTTttatttcattgcatttttccTGTGGGCCGCTGGCTTGACCCTCTCCGTGCTGGTCTTTGTCTTGGAATTGGTCAAGCAGCGCCACCACAATAGGTCTTAATTGGTATCAAATTATGTGTCCAATTGCTTTGCCCTAATCTATGCTATGTAATGCCCTGAAACATCACGAATTTACGAGTATTGTTCtgtttaattaaacaatttcttttgttatcTTTTTACTCACTTGGGAAGTTCTGGATATGAAGCCAACCAGTGGCATAGGACTGGGCATTCAGTAGAAATCTAATAACAACATTGACTAATAGCGACTACGACTCAGGCCAATGCGGGGAGCTTTCTGCGGAGGCATGCAAATGGGCGAAACATCCTCTTCCACTATGTTAATGTTCCTGTTTGCCAGCGGCGTGCTCGTCGAAGCAGACATCGGTCCAAAGCGAGGCTTAACCGGAGTGACAGTGTCAGTGGGTTGGGCCGGGCATTCATCCCCAACGGTGCTGACCCGCTTGCGTCGCCTGCTAAGCGACAGCAGATTCCTTCGAGCAATCACGGAAGTCTTTGTGATGCGATCGAGGGGGGAACGCGCCCCCAGTTGTGACAGAGAGTCGGGTACGCTCTGTGATTTGATTGGCGATTCCAGGGCACTGTGACACGACGTTGTTTTGGAGAGCTGCCTGCCGTGTTTCTGTGGAGTGGTTGAAAGTTTCTGAGTGTCTGCGTGCCGTCGTCGACGCTTGCTAGAGGGAATGCCTTCGCAAGTTTCCCGTCGCTGCTTGGGTGTCACAGATTTTGAGTCAGCTTTATGCTCTGCTTTCTGTGATTGTCTGGGAAAGACATTGAGGTCAAGCAAGTCTATGGGCTGGCAGTCGTCCAATTGGAAACCTTTGAAATCATCACCGGAATGATAATCTGACAATTCCAACTGACATTCAGGATCACAATTCAAAGGAACCGCAGCCCCAACTGATGCCTCATCCACTACCTCCTGGGCACCGCTTGAAGGAGCTGCCTGATGACTCTTCTGAATTGGCTCATTTATTGGTTCTGCGTAGACATCGGCTATCAATTTGGCTGCTTTCGCTTTCATCTCCTCCGAGACTTCGATTTGCTTATTTGAGGCTGTTTTGAAGCCAACTTTTTGCGGAATATCACTGGGCTGCCTTTCGTTAACCGACACTTCAGAGATATCCATTGCCTCCCACTCAGCCAAGTCCATTTCCTGCAGAAACTGTGCGTCACTTGGAGCTTGTAGATCAGCCAGCAGCTTGGCCGCTTTCGCTTGCATCTCCTCAGAAACTTGGATTGGTTTGTTTGAGGCTGTTCGGAAGCCGACAAACTCTGAGGCATCCATTTCCTGGCACTCATTTATACACATTTCTTGGAGATTTCCACTGCTTGAAGGTTTTGGTTTGCTTACATCTCCTGCTTCGACTTCAGCTATTAGTTTGGCAGCTTTCATTCTCATTTCCTCCGAAACTGGAATGTGTTTGTTGGACGCTGTGCGGAATCCAAATGTTTCAGATTTATCAATTGGATTAAATTCATTAAAGTCTGCTGCCTCAACTTCGGCTAACAATTGGGCTGCTCTCGCTTTCATCTCCTCGGAAATCTCAATTGGTTTATTGGAGGCTGTTCGGAAGCCGAAAACCTCTGAAGTATCCATATCCTGCCACGCATTTAAGttattttctttgtgggtTTGACTTCTCGAAGGTTTTGGTTGGCTAACATATTCTGCTTCCACTTCAGCTATTAATTTTGCAGCTTTCAGTCTCATTTCCTCCGATACTTGGATATATTTATTGGTAGCTGGTTGAATAGCAACTGTTTCAGGATTATCCATTGGGTTCCATTCATTGATGTTAGTAGCTTCCACATCGGCTACTAATTTAGctgcctttgctttcatttcttCAGAAACTTCAATCCGTTTGTTGGAGGCTGTTCGGAAGCCGAAAACCTCTGAGCCAGCCATTTCCTGACATTCACTGACTACaatttcttttgggttttgatGGTTACTTGTAGTTTCTGGTTTGCTTACTTCTCCTGCTTCAACTTCAGCTATTAATTTGGCAGCTTTCAGCCTCATCTCCTCCGATATTTGGATACATTTGTTTGAGGCTGTTCGGAATTCCACAGCTTCTGGAACGTCCATGGCTGGCCATTGGCTTAAATGAATGTCTTGCAGGAACTGAGTATCACTTATTTCTATTTTGCTCATTTGGTCTGCAGCCTGGACATCTGCCAGTAGCCTGGCTGCCTTCAATTCGTTCTCTTCAGAGACTTCAATGGTTTTATTTGAGGCAGTTCGGAATCCAACAGATTCTCCAGTATCCATTGGCTTCCATTCTCCAGCTTCGACGTCTGCCAGTAGCTTGGCTGCCTTCATTTGCATCTCCTCGGACACCTCAATCGGTTTGTTTGAAGCTGTTCGGAATGCAATGCCTTCGGGAATATCCAAAGGCTCCCAGTCCGAAATGCAGTGGAGGAACTCGGCTTCAATTTTTACCGTCTCCTCCAATTTGACAGTCTGATCAGGCGGCGCTTCAGTTTTGCAATTTGAAACATCGGGAACATCCATTGTCGTTTGCCACTCACTTATTGGGATGTCTTCCAATGTAAATTGAGTGCTCGGATCGTTGGTTTCCGAGCCCTTGGTTGGCTGTTCATCTGAATTATCCGTTTGTTCAGGTTCATCATCATCCAATGGCATCTTTTCGGTGTTGTAAGTCACCAGAAACGAATCACCTTCGGACCAGTCCTCACAAACCTTGGAATCTGTAAGGAAATTGATAGATCGAATCGCTCGTAATTGGAGGGGCATGAAGTCTTACCCAAGCATGTCCTACGAATTCTCCCACTCTTGCCGAAAAgtgtgtttgtttcgtttccttaaaatacaatttgttgtAATAGAAGCACTGTAATGATTGCCTCCTTACCTTGGGGTCGTTTGTTATCACAGACATCAGAGGGTTCGTCTCCCAGCTCCCGACTTGCACATTCAACAGTTGTGCACTCAACAGATGAATCCGAATCTACATTCTTCCTCTGCAATGTTGCCTCTTGTTTTATGGGTAGATCAATGCTCGTATTGGCAGCTATCGCTTTGTGAATACCAGCAGTGGCCTTGCTGGGCTTTGGACTGGGATTGCTTAGGGAGAAATATTCACTTAAATTTAGAAGATTTTCGCAAATCTTCTGTGAGCTGTTGGCATCTAATTCAGACAGTGCTGTCGTCGGTGGCACATGCGCTGCGGCTGTGTGATCCTCCTGCACCGACAGACCGGAAGAGCAGCTCATACGATCCTCTTCATCTTCGTGGGTGGCAACTGGTGGCTCCTTCCTGGTTGGCGGCTTTCGGCTGTAGGTTTTTATTCGTTTCTTTCGAAATCGAAACCACGGCGGCGAGTCATAGATCggttcatcctcctcctcctcgtatGTGGGGGATGAGCAAAAGTCTCGTAATATCAGCTCAGAAATGGGCACTGGCGCtgcttcctcctgctcctgcgggATGCTGTAATCATCTTGACTGAGCAGGAGATCGTGCACGGATATAAAGTCGTTGCTCTGCTCTAGAAATCGGTTCTTCTGTGGCATTTGAAGCGCCAGCAAGCTGTCCTGGAGATCCGCTTTGTAGATGTTGGCCACTTCCGCGACTATACTTATATGATCGGTGGAAGCATTGTCATTGTCCCGCCTACGCTTATCTCTTCTGCGTAGGCGTTGGGAGTGCACGGATGAATTGGAATCGCTGGCCGATGGACTCGCCACTATGCGTTCCCGGTCCATGTCcacattaatttttaaatacagtgtttatttacatttgtttaaacaaatgcaCTATTTTGTGCCGGCGTGTAATCGATAGACGGTAGTCGATAGGCGGTGCAACGCAATTGTGAGCTGCACCgagagagtggcagcagctaaTTAGGCCAGCAAAGGGCGGGGGAGGACCGAACCCATTATAGTTCTACCTAAACATAAGGTCATAAAGTATACAATCCATTAAAAAGGATTGTTTATAATCTGCCAAACTGATttttcaatcggattaaattattgtttcagtgtttaaaaacttttcaagctagtaatatcaagtAGAACATCAAactcgaggaatatgatttaagaccacggtatatttacggtatatttttaaaacgagaaggtgtattctggtatatttttgcGGGTCTgccggtatattttatcgataattccgcggtcacactgccatGCACGCAAGGAGCAGCgacaatttgcatacaatacaacaaaaattaaataataaagaatTAAGCTTAGGAACTAATAACTAATTAAGAAGATCAAGTCGCATCCAGTCGTTTGCAGCGTGTCCGCGTAAGTTAAGCCACAGTGAAAGTAAGTGAAAGTCAGAAAAAgtacaaagagagagagaaagagagacggTAAAAACGATTTTTTCAGAGAATTTTAGTATTTCCCACAAAgagtatttttcttttgcccaATCTATGTTAAATTTAACTTTCATGCATTCTAACAATTAGGGCATTTTTGGTTGCATATCTCCCCCAAGTATATTCCAACAATAAgttctcgttttgtttgcatttcgaaGTAAAGTCTAACAATCAGTGTATGTGTTTCAGGGAACAAGAGCAAAGTCAACAAAATACCACCAGCGCGCTGCCGAAGACCGTCAAAATTCTCAGCCACACACCACCTTACAGCACCTGCAACTTATTAGCTGCCACCACGCTCCACAAACAGCCAGCCATCATGTTCGTCAACTCGATGACGTTCCGTGGCAACCCGGCGAActatcaccagcagcagccggcgcTGAACCACCATACGCTGGCCGCTGcacatcaccagcagcagctgcatcacCACGCTGCAGCCGGTCACCTGGGTCATGTCGGCGGTGGCCATGCGGCCAGTAATCACCTGGCCGCTGCGGCTGTGCTCGGCAGGCACGGGCATAGTTCGGTGACCAGCGGGCACACCACCGGCTCGTCGCACTCAGCTGGAGCGCTGGCCAGCGGTAGCACTGGGAGCAGCGCCAGCTCGCCGGACAGCGGCAAGATCTACATCAAGAATCTGGAGCGGTCGATCGACAACAAGGCGGTGTACGACACCTTCTCGGTGTTCGGCAACATTCTCAACTGCAATGTGGCCAAGGACGAGGATGGCAACTCGCGCGGCTACGGCTTTGTGCACTTCGACTCGGAGGAAGCCGCCCGCGCGGCCATCGAGAAGGTCAATGGAATGCTGTGCAATAATCAGAAGGTTCATGTGGTCAAGTTCATTCCTCGGCGGGACCGTGAGCAGGAGAAGGCGACCCACTTCAAGAATCTGTACGTGAAGAATCTCAGCGAGGAGTTCACCGAGCAGCACTTGCGCGAGATGTTCGAGCCCTATGGGCGCATCACCAGTCACAAGGTTCGTTATGTCTTGATTGTCTACTTACAACCTTACATTCCCCTTCCGTCACCGTCCCCCTCCGTTCGTTCGTCCTCCCGGCCAGCTTGTCCGCGTGGCGTGGGTGATGTCCATGTGTGGGTGGATTGTGGGCGAGAGCGGACTGCAGATGGAAAGCCATGTGGCACAGTTTCCCACTATCCGCTCTTAAATTCGCTCTTTCACTTTGCCGTGCGCATGCCCAGTGCTCGCGGGTCGCGGGAATACGCCGACAGGGGAGGGCCGGCCAGGTCTGACCCGGCCCGGCCGCACAGCCCCAAGGAAGTTGCGTCTGAATGCAGTGGTCCGAATAGGCGCGAGCACGAGCGGGAGCCCCTATTGACAGCTTGATTTGTTTACCATCGAATTCGTATAGAGATGATAACAGGATGTTTCCCTTTGTAATACTTTTGCAGCTGATGCTCGACGAGGAGGGACGCTCACGCCGGTTCGGATTTGTGGCTTTTGAGAATCCACAATCGGCGCTGGCCGCCGTCATTGGACTCCATGGCAAACAGCTGGGCGACAACAAGTTCTTGTACGTGGCCCGTGCACTCAGCAAGGccgagcggcagcaggagatCAATCGCAAGCTGGAGGAGCGTAAGCGCCAGAAGGCCGGACAAATATTCTACTACTAGATCCCGGAACGACGATTGGCAGCAAGGCAGCAGATTTTACAGGAGGAGTTTACTTGGaacctacatacataaaatatacaaccacacatacatatataccaaCATATATAGATATTTACGAAGAAATTATATATTGTGCAGCGAAACGTACATCCAGGCAGCAAGGAAAGGAACGCAAAGGAACcgaagggaaaggaaaggaaaggaaaggcatgGATCCGGCACATTGATGACAATTAGATGTAGGCAAACGTTTTGCAACACAGTTGAAATTTATAAAAGAGACACAAGATCGGAAacacaaaagcgaaaagccaAGAACTCGTGCTCGAACTCTAACTCTAGCTCCCATTCAAAGAAGCGGATTTCTAGGCACTAGACTAGACTATCCCCCAG from Drosophila subobscura isolate 14011-0131.10 chromosome E, UCBerk_Dsub_1.0, whole genome shotgun sequence includes the following:
- the LOC117891079 gene encoding uncharacterized protein LOC117891079, whose amino-acid sequence is MELNVFINFEEYGGESDTLQALGTPQMQLELKSKVCSYRLTGNITERALVVVYLGQSQLDPAVAEHLPQLLGELHQLQIAFVCREEPTSWQQQQIFTYCYQSGFLQVLLIHRGKLYTYQPYPSIRAVQLFNLSEYLARERQIRNFYGFPIRTIITNISPRDFTSVDHKNRLVRTGYLYHGLKEFAVRYNATLVEVPLPKGEVIDRYQGVLALLFAREIDFVSYPRDLIWPVQSTVPISILNEYFVVPHAPPIARYLYFAKPFGWSLWLILVATVFYVTIMLFVVRSGRQRRQMGVCFLRSLCHFLYISNHETRISVWQDWLTYLILTLSGFILTNVYLAMLSSMLTSGLYEPQYTTLESLAKAPYPTLHDDYYLATFKTKTFLPEPVLRNSLSTDLPTLEKLRNGLDSRYMYCLYEDRMELLLRQQYLLKTPRSKVIRQSIGVALESYVVSNRLPYLRVFNEYARRIQEHGILDKMKMDTWRTMIKTGLLTLMRDEEPAAKAYDLEFYFIAFFLWAAGLTLSVLVFVLELVKQRHHNRS
- the LOC117891078 gene encoding breast cancer type 2 susceptibility protein homolog isoform X1; this encodes MDRERIVASPSASDSNSSVHSQRLRRRDKRRRDNDNASTDHISIVAEVANIYKADLQDSLLALQMPQKNRFLEQSNDFISVHDLLLSQDDYSIPQEQEEAAPVPISELILRDFCSSPTYEEEEDEPIYDSPPWFRFRKKRIKTYSRKPPTRKEPPVATHEDEEDRMSCSSGLSVQEDHTAAAHVPPTTALSELDANSSQKICENLLNLSEYFSLSNPSPKPSKATAGIHKAIAANTSIDLPIKQEATLQRKNVDSDSSVECTTVECASRELGDEPSDVCDNKRPQGNETNTLFGKSGRIRRTCLDSKVCEDWSEGDSFLVTYNTEKMPLDDDEPEQTDNSDEQPTKGSETNDPSTQFTLEDIPISEWQTTMDVPDVSNCKTEAPPDQTVKLEETVKIEAEFLHCISDWEPLDIPEGIAFRTASNKPIEVSEEMQMKAAKLLADVEAGEWKPMDTGESVGFRTASNKTIEVSEENELKAARLLADVQAADQMSKIEISDTQFLQDIHLSQWPAMDVPEAVEFRTASNKCIQISEEMRLKAAKLIAEVEAGEVSKPETTSNHQNPKEIVVSECQEMAGSEVFGFRTASNKRIEVSEEMKAKAAKLVADVEATNINEWNPMDNPETVAIQPATNKYIQVSEEMRLKAAKLIAEVEAEYVSQPKPSRSQTHKENNLNAWQDMDTSEVFGFRTASNKPIEISEEMKARAAQLLAEVEAADFNEFNPIDKSETFGFRTASNKHIPVSEEMRMKAAKLIAEVEAGDVSKPKPSSSGNLQEMCINECQEMDASEFVGFRTASNKPIQVSEEMQAKAAKLLADLQAPSDAQFLQEMDLAEWEAMDISEVSVNERQPSDIPQKVGFKTASNKQIEVSEEMKAKAAKLIADVYAEPINEPIQKSHQAAPSSGAQEVVDEASVGAAVPLNCDPECQLELSDYHSGDDFKGFQLDDCQPIDLLDLNVFPRQSQKAEHKADSKSVTPKQRRETCEGIPSSKRRRRHADTQKLSTTPQKHGRQLSKTTSCHSALESPIKSQSVPDSLSQLGARSPLDRITKTSVIARRNLLSLSRRRKRVSTVGDECPAQPTDTVTPVKPRFGPMSASTSTPLANRNINIVEEDVSPICMPPQKAPRIGLSRSRY
- the LOC117891078 gene encoding breast cancer type 2 susceptibility protein homolog isoform X2, coding for MDRERIVASPSASDSNSSVHSQRLRRRDKRRRDNDNASTDHISIVAEVANIYKADLQDSLLALQMPQKNRFLEQSNDFISVHDLLLSQDDYSIPQEQEEAAPVPISELILRDFCSSPTYEEEEDEPIYDSPPWFRFRKKRIKTYSRKPPTRKEPPVATHEDEEDRMSCSSGLSVQEDHTAAAHVPPTTALSELDANSSQKICENLLNLSEYFSLSNPSPKPSKATAGIHKAIAANTSIDLPIKQEATLQRKNVDSDSSVECTTVECASRELGDEPSDVCDNKRPQGNETNTLFGKSGRIRRTCLDSKVCEDWSEGDSFLVTYNTEKMPLDDDEPEQTDNSDEQPTKGSETNDPSTQFTLEDIPISEWQTTMDVPDVSNCKTEAPPDQTVKLEETVKIEAEFLHCISDWEPLDIPEGIAFRTASNKPIEVSEEMQMKAAKLLADVEAGEWKPMDTGESVGFRTASNKTIEVSEENELKAARLLADVQAADQMSKIEISDTQFLQDIHLSQWPAMDVPEAVEFRTASNKCIQISEEMRLKAGDVSKPKPSSSGNLQEMCINECQEMDASEFVGFRTASNKPIQVSEEMQAKAAKLLADLQAPSDAQFLQEMDLAEWEAMDISEVSVNERQPSDIPQKVGFKTASNKQIEVSEEMKAKAAKLIADVYAEPINEPIQKSHQAAPSSGAQEVVDEASVGAAVPLNCDPECQLELSDYHSGDDFKGFQLDDCQPIDLLDLNVFPRQSQKAEHKADSKSVTPKQRRETCEGIPSSKRRRRHADTQKLSTTPQKHGRQLSKTTSCHSALESPIKSQSVPDSLSQLGARSPLDRITKTSVIARRNLLSLSRRRKRVSTVGDECPAQPTDTVTPVKPRFGPMSASTSTPLANRNINIVEEDVSPICMPPQKAPRIGLSRSRY
- the LOC117890562 gene encoding polyadenylate-binding protein; amino-acid sequence: MFVNSMTFRGNPANYHQQQPALNHHTLAAAHHQQQLHHHAAAGHLGHVGGGHAASNHLAAAAVLGRHGHSSVTSGHTTGSSHSAGALASGSTGSSASSPDSGKIYIKNLERSIDNKAVYDTFSVFGNILNCNVAKDEDGNSRGYGFVHFDSEEAARAAIEKVNGMLCNNQKVHVVKFIPRRDREQEKATHFKNLYVKNLSEEFTEQHLREMFEPYGRITSHKLMLDEEGRSRRFGFVAFENPQSALAAVIGLHGKQLGDNKFLYVARALSKAERQQEINRKLEERKRQKAGQIFYY